A section of the Spirosoma pollinicola genome encodes:
- a CDS encoding Gfo/Idh/MocA family protein, with amino-acid sequence MKNESNQARREFLKASGLLTGSALLGSLPFQAQASTGNPGFHFSVNDTIKVALIGCGGRGTGAAQQALNTKQNVKIVAMADAYRDRLDDAYKALTERGLKAADGSLKVDVPEDHKFVGFDAYKQAMALADVVILATPPGFRPSHFEEAVKQGKQVFMEKPVATDAPGIRRVLAAAEEAKRKKLNVVVGLQRRYQPSYRDMIKRIHDGAIGDIVGGQVYWVSGGVWQKPRKPGQTEMDYQMRNWYYFNWLCGDHINEQHVHNIDIANWVKNSYPVSCQGTGGRQVRTGKDYGEIFDHHIVDFVYADGTTINSQCRHYEGTYSRVDEMFLGTKGKIEGMEKKSSALMGYNGQTLYTHNAKADGNPYQIEHDELFEAIAKNEYKFADAERVAKSTMTAIMGRMATYSGKVVKWDEALNSQIDLFPTTLAWDAMPKSLPDANGLYQIAVPGKTVTV; translated from the coding sequence ATGAAAAATGAATCAAATCAGGCGCGCCGGGAATTTCTCAAAGCTTCCGGATTGCTAACAGGTAGTGCTTTATTAGGCAGCTTACCTTTTCAGGCGCAGGCCTCAACCGGAAATCCAGGTTTTCATTTCTCGGTAAATGATACAATAAAAGTAGCCCTGATTGGTTGCGGTGGACGTGGCACCGGTGCCGCCCAACAAGCACTCAACACGAAGCAAAATGTTAAAATCGTAGCGATGGCCGACGCCTATCGGGATCGGTTAGACGATGCGTATAAAGCACTTACCGAACGCGGTTTGAAGGCCGCAGATGGTTCGCTTAAAGTAGATGTGCCGGAAGATCATAAGTTTGTGGGCTTCGATGCTTACAAACAGGCAATGGCCCTGGCTGATGTGGTTATTCTGGCGACACCACCGGGCTTCCGGCCGAGTCATTTTGAAGAAGCCGTGAAGCAGGGTAAGCAGGTATTTATGGAAAAACCTGTTGCCACTGATGCACCCGGCATTCGGCGGGTGCTGGCGGCTGCGGAAGAAGCCAAACGTAAAAAACTAAATGTAGTTGTCGGCCTACAGCGTCGCTATCAGCCTAGTTACCGCGATATGATCAAACGCATCCACGATGGCGCTATTGGCGACATTGTTGGCGGGCAGGTGTACTGGGTCAGTGGGGGCGTTTGGCAGAAGCCGCGCAAACCCGGCCAAACCGAAATGGATTACCAGATGCGCAACTGGTATTATTTCAATTGGCTCTGTGGCGACCATATCAATGAGCAGCACGTTCACAATATCGACATAGCCAACTGGGTAAAAAATAGTTACCCCGTTTCGTGCCAAGGAACAGGCGGGCGGCAGGTTCGGACGGGTAAAGATTACGGTGAGATTTTCGATCACCATATTGTCGATTTCGTTTATGCCGATGGAACGACAATCAACAGCCAGTGCCGCCACTACGAAGGCACGTACAGCCGCGTCGACGAAATGTTCCTCGGTACAAAAGGCAAGATTGAGGGTATGGAGAAGAAAAGTAGCGCCTTAATGGGCTATAATGGTCAGACGCTTTATACGCATAATGCGAAAGCAGATGGCAACCCATATCAGATCGAACACGACGAACTCTTCGAGGCTATTGCCAAGAACGAATATAAATTTGCCGATGCCGAGCGTGTAGCCAAAAGCACTATGACAGCCATTATGGGCCGTATGGCTACTTATTCGGGTAAAGTTGTGAAATGGGACGAAGCGCTAAACTCGCAAATTGACCTTTTCCCAACAACACTGGCCTGGGATGCAATGCCCAAAAGCCTACCCGATGCCAATGGATTATACC